The Streptomyces rubrogriseus genomic sequence TCGGAGGGGCAGTGGGCGAGGAGGAACCCGTCGACCTGGTACCAGTCGAGGTATCGGCGGGCGTCGGAGATCTGCTCGCCGAGGCTGCGGGCTCCGTACGCGGCGTCGAGGTGGCCGAGGACGCGGATGCCCGCGTTGCGCAGGCGGCCGGCGGCCTCCAGGCATCGCGGGTCGGGGTGCGCACCGGGTCCGTCGGCGATGTTGAGGACGACCCAGTGCAGCGGGGTGCCGGGGCAGGTGAGGCCGGCCCACTCGTCGGGGGCGACGAGGGGGTGGGCCAGCCCCGGGACACCGAGGCCGGTGTGGACGCCGGTGCTCGCGACGCCTGCTTTGGTGCTGGTCAGATACGACATGCCGCCTCCATCCAGATGTCGGCGAGGGACTCTTCGAGGGCGATCCGGGGCCGCCAGCCGAGCCGGTCGCGTGCGGTGCGCACATCGGCCTGCTGCCAGCTGCCGCAGCCGTCGGGGTACGGGTGCGGGGCCGGGGTCGCGTGCTCGGGGTCGGCGCGCTCGCCGCGGCTTTGCAGGGGGTCCGGGCGGTGATGACCGAGGGCGTCGCTCCGGTGGTGACCGAGGGCGTCGACACGATGGCCGAGGGACTCGGTACGGGGGTGGCCGATCGTGGGCCGCAGCGCGCCGGGGGGGCCGTCGAGTTCGTGCAGGGCACCGCCGTAGCCGGCGACCCTGGCGAGGGTGGCGGCGGCGTCGCGCAGCCGGACGGCGCGGCCGGAGCCGATGTTGATGACGCCCTGCGCGGCGGAGAGCGAGGCGGCGTGCACCGCTCGCGCGACGTCCCGGACGTCGACGAAGTCCCGCTGGGCGCCCAGGCCGCCGAGCCGGAGTTCGCCGTCGCCGGACTGCATCGCGCGGCGCATGGCCTCGGCGAGCCTGCCCAGCGGGGAGCCGGCGGGCGTACCGGGCCCCGCGGGCGAGAAGACCCGCAGCACGACGGCGTCCAGACCGGAGCCGAGGACGAGCTCGGTCGCGGCGAGCTTGCTGACGCCGTAGGGACCGCCGGGGCGGGGGACGGCGTCCTCCGCGGTCGAGGAACCGGGCTGGCTGGGTCCGTACTCCGCGCTGCAGCCGACCTGCACCAGGCGGGCGCCGCAGCCGCTGCGGCGCAGGGCCTCGCAGACGGTCGCGACGGCGACGGTGTTGTGCCGGGTGAGTTCGCGGGCACCGCCCCGGGTCGCGCCCGCGCAGTTGACGACCACTCCGGGATGGACCGCGTCCAGGAAGCGGGTGAGGGCGCCCGGGCTACCGGTGGCGAGGTCGAAGCGGACGTCGGCGTCGTCACCGCGGCCGAGGGCGGTGAGCTGGACGGCGGGGTCGGCGAGCAGACGGTCGGCGACGAAGCGGCCGATGTAGCCGTTGGCTCCGATCAGCAGGACTCTCATCGGGCGGCTCCCGGTGCCGAGGCGTCGGGTCGGGAGGTGGTCATCTGGGGGCTCCTTCAGGGGGTGATGCGAGGGTGTTGCGGACGGTTGAGGGGCTGTCCGTGTGCGCGCTCACCGCGTTCGCTCCGTCGAAGCGTGGGCCGAGGCCCTGGTCAGGCGACGGCACGCGTGGACGAGGAGGGTGAGGGCGCCGATGCCGCAGGCGGCCGTCGGGACACCGGCCGGGCCGCAGGCGGCGACGAGTGCCTCCACGGGGGCGGACAGGAAGCCGCAGCCGGGGAGGCGGCCGGCGAAGACCGTGGCCAGGGCGGCCGCCTCCGCCGCGGCCGTGGCGGTGAGGACGAGCGGACCGGCGTGGGTGTGGCCGTGCACGCCGAGCAGCCGGGCGAGCAGCAACAGGGCGCCCAGACTGAGGCCCTGGGACCAGTAGGCGGGTTCGCCGAGCACGGCGCCGGTCAGCGTGAGCAGAGCCGACAGGGCTCCCAGGTACAGGGCGAACGTGCCGAGCAGCAGGGGGCGCACGGAGGCGGAGAAGTCGGTGAGACCCCGGCTGGACGACAGCTTGCGGCGGGCACCCGCGGCGAAGAGGTGGGCGCAGCCGGCTGCGGGCGCGTAGGACAGCGTGAGCGCCAGGACGGGGGCGAGGGTGACGGGCCACGCCCCGTCGGGGGAGCCGTCCGGGAGGCCGTCGGGGCCGCCGCTGACCGCGGTCCGCAGGAGCCCGTCGCCGAGGAGGGCATAGCCGAGGAGCCAGCAGGTCCAGGTGCTGGTGGTGCGCGTCGCGGCGCTCAGCGGCCCGCGGCGCAGTGCCGCGCCCAGGGCCAGGC encodes the following:
- a CDS encoding NAD-dependent epimerase/dehydratase family protein, with product MRVLLIGANGYIGRFVADRLLADPAVQLTALGRGDDADVRFDLATGSPGALTRFLDAVHPGVVVNCAGATRGGARELTRHNTVAVATVCEALRRSGCGARLVQVGCSAEYGPSQPGSSTAEDAVPRPGGPYGVSKLAATELVLGSGLDAVVLRVFSPAGPGTPAGSPLGRLAEAMRRAMQSGDGELRLGGLGAQRDFVDVRDVARAVHAASLSAAQGVINIGSGRAVRLRDAAATLARVAGYGGALHELDGPPGALRPTIGHPRTESLGHRVDALGHHRSDALGHHRPDPLQSRGERADPEHATPAPHPYPDGCGSWQQADVRTARDRLGWRPRIALEESLADIWMEAACRI